GGCACGGCCCTGAACGATGAGGAGCGGTCTGTCCGGCCGATCGCCCAGTTTGGTGGTCAAAACGGCTACCTCGACGACTTGCACCTCACTTGGGCCAACACCACACGAGGCAATGGACCGGCCGGCACGGCGATCCGGAATCGGTCTCCGTTCGCCGTTCAGAATCTGGCGACGGACCCCAGGTTCGAATTCGCCCGAGATAGCGCCCTCAAGTCCGGATACGCATCGGCCATTTGCGTCCCCTTTGTGCTCAACGACGAGTCCGTGGGGGTCCTGGCTGTTTACGCAGGTGATGTGGCCGCCTTCGATGACCCCGAAATTGAGGTACTCCAGCGTTTTGCCGATGACCTCGCTTATGGAATCGATAATCTTCGCACCCGTGACCGTCGAGAACAAGTCGAAGAACGGCTACGAGAAACGCTGCGTACCAAAACCGAGTTCATCGCAACCATTGCCCACGAATTGCGTACGCCGCTCACCGCGGTCGTCGGCTTCGCCCAGATACTTACCGACCCAAATTCTCGCCTATCGGCATCCGAACGCTTGGAACTGGTAAAAACGATCGCTAACGAGGGGATCGACCTCACCAACATCATCGATGACCTGCTGGTTGCGGCCAAGGCCGAAGCAGGAACTCTGACGGTGAACCGCGTTGAGTTAGACCTCCGCGCCCAGGCTGCCCAGGTGCTCAACAGTCTCGGGCAACCAATGAAGGAGATCGATTTCACGGGCGAGTCGGTTCGAGTCAGCGGCGATCCTGCTCGAGTTCGACAGATCCTCCGCAATTTGGTCTCCAATGCGGTCCGTTACGGTGGCGATCAGATCCGCGTCTCGGTGAGTCGCCATGCATCGTTCGCGCAGGTGACCGTCATCGATAAGGGGTCCGGAGTACCCGACCAGGACCAAGAGGCGATCTTTGAGCCTTACCAGAGAGCCCACAACGCCCCCGGATTGACTGCGTCGATAGGCCTCGGGCTCACAATCTCCCGTCAACTCGCCCGACTGATGGATGGAGACGTGACCTATCGTCGTGTGGCTGACGAAAGTATCTTCACCCTCACACTCCCTCGAACCACTGTCTGAGGTACAGCCGGGTCACGCTCGGCGTAGGCACAGTGAATCCTTGCTGGTTCAATACACCTGTGTGACGAAGGTCTGTTCTTGGATCGGCGGGCGGACGTACGGGATCGATTCTCTACTCGGTAACTCGACCGGATCCGGTAGCAGTACTT
This genomic interval from Acidimicrobiia bacterium contains the following:
- a CDS encoding GAF domain-containing protein encodes the protein MNPVSILASDAGTSTPAFDGVFASIPDALIATDTDGTIVRANNCAGQLLSYQPSEMCGMSMEQLISDRFRSTYSAHHRDFMIAGNDTAPELEISLLTANGNDVAIDATVGRFEEAERTYVLMVLREVTDRVATEERLERLLVLDAIVMRTMKHLNVATLNEIDGRIQLALIDLSVFAKADRGYIFEKSEDGTTMSNTYEWCSAGTESRIDRLPEFTIGALPWMAGQIDAGKVVEIPSVDQLPPEAFAERDFFGQAGISSLISIPMLAGGNVVGFLGFNSHSSGHLGWSADTVSTLLVIQDFFTNALRRKRIEKELQRARRMAWAVTNCNDALVRATDESTLLKDVCQIVVETGAYMMAWVGTALNDEERSVRPIAQFGGQNGYLDDLHLTWANTTRGNGPAGTAIRNRSPFAVQNLATDPRFEFARDSALKSGYASAICVPFVLNDESVGVLAVYAGDVAAFDDPEIEVLQRFADDLAYGIDNLRTRDRREQVEERLRETLRTKTEFIATIAHELRTPLTAVVGFAQILTDPNSRLSASERLELVKTIANEGIDLTNIIDDLLVAAKAEAGTLTVNRVELDLRAQAAQVLNSLGQPMKEIDFTGESVRVSGDPARVRQILRNLVSNAVRYGGDQIRVSVSRHASFAQVTVIDKGSGVPDQDQEAIFEPYQRAHNAPGLTASIGLGLTISRQLARLMDGDVTYRRVADESIFTLTLPRTTV